In Spiroplasma litorale, a single genomic region encodes these proteins:
- a CDS encoding DegV family protein: MKIGILLDSSSAYVNGEFNSKLIDVLPLHLIVNDESDFLETDESIKNNNLSEEVKSDKRKSTSQASPGELMIKYDEMLKKYDHIIHISIPENLSSMMQTAFLVTSESPYKGNVTVIKHSMAANALKYLALKFEEMINNGITDLSLFQKEAELMENNAFLALVPSNLQTLARGGRAKMVIFKLLKIVKAKVSIQWGKKPKKIGISRTYGSLIEKTISAITKEFKDEFKLFLLYREEVSKKITSTVIDYLKSNKIEYSKENLSLVFPWHAGSDTIALIAIKKDLLPKSVMDEK, translated from the coding sequence ATGAAAATTGGTATATTATTAGATAGCTCATCAGCATATGTTAATGGAGAATTTAACTCAAAACTTATTGATGTTCTGCCATTGCATTTAATTGTAAATGATGAAAGTGATTTTTTAGAAACTGACGAATCAATTAAAAACAATAATCTTTCAGAAGAAGTAAAATCAGATAAGAGAAAGTCAACTTCTCAAGCTTCCCCTGGAGAATTAATGATTAAATATGATGAAATGTTAAAGAAATATGATCATATAATACATATTTCAATTCCAGAAAATCTATCAAGCATGATGCAAACAGCATTTTTAGTTACAAGTGAATCACCATATAAAGGTAATGTAACTGTAATAAAACATAGCATGGCTGCAAACGCTTTGAAATACCTTGCATTAAAGTTTGAGGAAATGATTAATAACGGAATAACTGATCTTAGCCTTTTTCAAAAAGAGGCTGAGCTAATGGAAAATAATGCTTTTTTAGCCTTAGTTCCAAGTAATTTACAAACACTTGCAAGAGGCGGAAGAGCCAAAATGGTCATTTTTAAATTATTAAAAATTGTTAAGGCTAAGGTTTCAATCCAGTGAGGTAAAAAACCTAAAAAAATTGGTATAAGCAGAACTTATGGATCATTAATTGAAAAAACAATCTCAGCAATAACAAAAGAATTCAAAGATGAATTCAAGCTATTTTTGCTTTATAGAGAAGAAGTAAGCAAAAAAATAACAAGCACAGTAATCGATTATTTAAAAAGTAATAAAATTGAATATAGTAAAGAAAATTTATCGCTAGTTTTCCCTTGACATGCTGGATCCGATACAATTGCACTCATAGCTATTAAAAAAGACTTATTACCAAAGTCAGTAATGGATGAAAAATAA
- a CDS encoding acyl carrier protein, whose translation MNYFEEIKKALIKKGAKGSITKESAFKDMELDSLDLMDMIVSLENKLEITVPDDDLVTIKTVDDILKVIEKLKNES comes from the coding sequence ATGAATTATTTTGAAGAAATAAAAAAAGCTCTTATTAAAAAAGGGGCAAAAGGAAGTATTACGAAAGAGTCGGCATTTAAAGATATGGAACTAGACTCTTTAGATTTAATGGATATGATTGTTAGCTTAGAAAACAAACTTGAAATAACTGTTCCAGACGATGATTTGGTTACAATAAAAACAGTTGATGATATATTAAAAGTAATTGAAAAACTAAAAAATGAAAGCTAA
- a CDS encoding Fur family transcriptional regulator, translating into MKANIEKYVNLFKSKKIKLTDVRLSMLKAIVTKKHFTISEIIDFVQKDLGSVNVMSIYNNIDLFLELHLLFTNSLDGKQITYEVISQQLIHLCCDNCGKIIDIEDVSLNKTTQKLFEDYLENKNLNLIHYKIDLHTICENCKKIN; encoded by the coding sequence ATGAAAGCTAATATTGAAAAATATGTAAATTTGTTCAAGTCTAAAAAAATCAAACTAACTGATGTTAGATTGTCTATGTTGAAAGCAATTGTAACAAAAAAACATTTCACAATATCTGAAATAATTGATTTTGTTCAAAAAGATTTAGGTTCAGTAAATGTTATGTCAATTTATAATAATATTGACTTATTTTTAGAGTTACATTTGCTTTTCACGAACTCTCTTGATGGTAAACAAATAACATATGAAGTCATTTCTCAACAATTAATACATCTGTGTTGTGACAATTGTGGAAAGATCATTGATATTGAAGATGTAAGTTTAAACAAAACCACTCAAAAACTTTTTGAAGATTATTTAGAAAATAAAAATTTAAATTTAATTCATTATAAAATTGATTTACACACAATATGTGAAAATTGCAAAAAAATAAATTAG
- a CDS encoding DegV family protein, whose product MKIAILIDSATGIKNTQDYEDLYLAPLMITRENGQQIADDESFSQEEFYELYHQEMLRTSQTTPGDMLTIWDKLLKDYDQVLCLLLSKGLSGQFSTCRMLSENDEYKNKVFVADTNGVSIVLKRQLLYAMELKKSGKNAKDIQDIIEKENEDFDVFIVPKKLDQLVRGGRISKAAAGLAKILKITPILKYDGTIDKESKTRTFKKAIETSLDLLRKKHPGINLLDVSFSRCSDETLEMVKEIIKSSNYNVGFFDEIPNTITCHTGLETFALGVWKKK is encoded by the coding sequence ATGAAAATAGCAATATTAATAGATTCAGCAACCGGGATTAAAAACACCCAAGATTATGAAGACTTATATTTAGCGCCATTAATGATTACAAGAGAAAACGGTCAACAAATTGCAGATGACGAATCATTCTCACAAGAAGAATTTTATGAATTATATCACCAAGAAATGTTGAGAACTTCTCAAACCACACCAGGAGATATGTTGACAATTTGAGACAAACTTTTAAAAGATTATGACCAAGTTTTGTGCTTATTATTATCAAAAGGTTTATCAGGACAATTTTCAACTTGCCGAATGTTATCAGAAAATGATGAATATAAAAATAAAGTTTTTGTAGCGGACACAAATGGAGTGAGCATTGTTTTAAAAAGACAACTTTTATATGCAATGGAATTAAAAAAAAGCGGTAAAAATGCAAAAGATATCCAAGATATAATAGAAAAAGAAAATGAGGACTTTGATGTATTTATAGTTCCTAAAAAACTAGATCAACTTGTGCGTGGCGGAAGAATAAGTAAGGCAGCAGCTGGTTTGGCAAAAATACTTAAAATTACACCAATTTTAAAATATGATGGGACAATTGACAAGGAATCAAAGACAAGGACTTTTAAAAAAGCAATTGAAACATCACTAGATCTACTTAGAAAAAAACACCCAGGGATTAATTTATTAGACGTATCTTTTTCAAGATGTAGTGATGAAACATTAGAGATGGTAAAAGAAATAATTAAATCATCAAATTATAATGTAGGTTTTTTTGATGAAATTCCTAACACCATTACATGCCATACTGGTTTAGAAACTTTTGCCCTTGGTGTGTGAAAGAAAAAATAG